One Thunnus thynnus chromosome 18, fThuThy2.1, whole genome shotgun sequence genomic region harbors:
- the LOC137169172 gene encoding uncharacterized protein — translation MDECRWIKVFFLLIPVLQFTAVTGQDSHITVRDGDEVTLPCGNVINDQDQCDSTTWLFSGLGSTTVELIKLGQIGEKAKAKSDRQIVTANCSLVIKKVTVEDVGHYTCRQFKSGQQQYQDSQVFLSVVTMTEHKDTDEVMLNCSVLKRGRCRHTVKWLFEGKDVDKDNKDLKTSQSDCFANLISTISYFTYISKNYVSLKCNVTDPYTGKVQLFTFSTQSSGEKADWWWYIIVVVGLAALLITVVALIRWKKAKANETKMDDNIVLTSIPAVTESAPETSQVTADPEDGVSYASVSYTKKTNSEAQVQGKHNEDHVTYSTVKYSSSSAGTSNDPRNVYANVNKLNK, via the exons ATGGATGAATGTAGATggattaaagtgttttttttgctgatacCAGTGCTTCAGTTCACAG CAGTAACAGGACAAGATTCTCACATCACagtcagagatggagatgaagtcaCTTTGCCTTGTGGAAATGTGATAAATGATCAGGATCAATGTGACAGTACTACCTGGCTCTTCAGTGGTTTAGGAAGCACAACAGTAGAGCTGATTAAACTTGGGCAGATTGGTGAAAAAGCCAAAGctaaatcagacagacagattgttACAGCGAACTGTTCTCTGGTTATAAAGAAGGTCACAGTTGAGGATGTTGGTCATTACACCTGCAGACAGTTCAAATCAGGACAACAACAATATCAAGACTCTCaagtttttctgtctgtcgttacca TGACTGAACATAAGGACACTGATGAGGTGATGTTAAACTGCTCTGTGTTGAAACGTGGACGgtgtagacacacagtgaaGTGGCTGTTTGAGGGTAAAGATGTAGATAAAGACAACAAAGACTTGAAGACATCACAGTCTGACTGCTTCGCCAAtttgatctcaacaatttcttaTTTTACTTACATATCAAAGAATTATGTGTCCTTAAAGTGTAACGTGACAGATCCCTACACTGGAAAAGTGCAGCTGTTTACCTTCAGTACTCAGTCTTCAGGTGAGAAAGCAG ATTGGTGGTGGTACATCATTGTGGTTGTGGGTTTAGCAGCGCTCTTGATAACTGTGGTGGCACTCATCAGATGGAAGAAAGCTAAAG CAAACGAAACAAAGATGGATGACAACATT GTGCTTACCTCAATCCCTGCAGTGACTGAGTCTGCTCCAGAAACCAGTCAGGTCACG GCTGATCCTGAAGACGGTGTTTCATACGCCTCCGTCAGCTACACCAAGAAGACCAACAGTGAAGCCCAG GTTCAGGGTAAACATAATGAAGATCATGTGACCTACAGCACTGTGAAAtattcctcctcttctgctggAACCTCCAATGACCCCAGAAACGTCTACGCTAACGTcaataaactgaacaaatag
- the LOC137169951 gene encoding uncharacterized protein, with protein MVDFRRIKMSLFLILGLQFLAVTEQNTPHIIVRSGDEVTLPCENVKDNQHECKSTTWIISHITGTAAIDLVTLGQIKAKSDRLSLTESCSLVIKKITGEDVGLYFCKQHESDYTSAGYLSVVNMTEHKNGDTKVTLKCSVSTRGRCRFEVKWLFRGKDVDTDNEELKTSQSRCLANLTFTTSHFIYTLKNYKLLTCNVTESNTRKVQLFPFSPQSSVGKNKTESGNISTTTKQDWWWLYIMVPVGLVALSVIVIVVAVIRWKRAKGNKTQMDGDVVSLKTK; from the exons ATGGTTGATTTCAGAcggattaaaatgtctttatttctgatACTGGGGCTCCAGTTTCTGG CAGTAACTGAACAAAACACGCCCCACATCATTGTCAGAAGTGGAGATGAGGTCACCTTGCcttgtgaaaatgtgaaggACAATCAGCATGAATGCAAAAGTACTACATGGATCATCAGTCATATAACAGGAACCGCAGCAATAGATCTGGTTACACTTGGGCAAATCAAAGCTAAATCAGACCGATTGAGTCTTACAGAAAGCTGCTCTCTGGTTATAAAGAAGATCACAGGTGAAGATGTTGGTCTTTACTTCTGCAAACAGCACGAATCAGATTACACCTCTGCAGGTTATCTGTCTGTTGTCAACA TGACTGAACATAAGAACGGTGATACTAAGGTGACGTTAAAATGCTCTGTGTCGACACGCGGACGGTGCAGATTCGAAGTGAAGTGGCTGTTTAGGGGTAAAGATGTGGATACAGATAACGAAGAGTTGAAGACATCACAGTCTCGCTGCTTGGCCAATCTGACCTTTACGACCtctcattttatttacacattaaagAATTATAAGTTACTGACGTGTAACGTGACAGAAAGCAACACTAGAAAAGTGCAGCTGTTTCCCTTCAGTCCTCAGTCCTCGG taggaaaaaacaaaacagaatctGGAAATATTTCTACGACCACAAAGCAAG ATTGGTGGTGGTTGTACATCATGGTGCCTGTGGGTTTAGTAGCGCTGTCAGTAATCGTTATTGTTGTTGCAGTCATCAGATGGAAGAGAGCTAAAG ggaacaaaacacagatggaCGGCGATGTCGTGagtttaaaaactaaataa